In Kordia antarctica, the following proteins share a genomic window:
- a CDS encoding sensor histidine kinase: MILKKKLFLIVLISSNIFCYSQNNALDKNVETYILNIKNHHFSEAELNLKNFNSSSVTKKVLEWQYQFMKNGITKPFFIKDTLNLIPQVKAYAYINKADYLLNTSKDNDQLAFELYTKSLLLSKSINDTILMCESLKKILFYIYKNRKAEKALYEEYLKYYKENIYDVTEQVYYNFHQYNYEAIHSKTDRVYQLKNTLKQSTSISDHFIQGKLNQLIGIHYNYFLENKDSAFLYYIKAEDKFKMSRFQHYKNEIPGIYTNIGLLNQDFGDYIKALSYFKKADTMKIPTYRLLEKVKLNDLIAENFESRKMHDSANYYLKRKIKYLDSLNEYEKAIAISEINEKYKNAELRAENIEQKARNIKTEAEKKQKDSLLLISLSILTLVIISAYLIQKNTRKKQLLAEQAKDLEAQKVENLLQEQELASIDAMIEGQEKERKRIAEDLHDDLGALMATVKLHFDNIETAQNEDAVQKTSSLLDEAYEKIRTLAHAKNAGVIANQGLLVAVTNMSSKITDSNRLDIEVIAHGLEDRLENSLELSLFRMIQELIANIIKHAEATNATIQLTQHEKNLNIIVEDNGKGFEHSKIKEVGIGLETIKKRIAHLNGKLSIDSTLGKGTTILVDVPLT, from the coding sequence ATGATTCTAAAAAAAAAGTTGTTTCTCATCGTCTTAATTTCAAGTAACATTTTTTGTTATTCGCAAAATAATGCTTTAGATAAAAACGTAGAGACTTATATTTTAAACATCAAAAATCATCATTTTTCTGAAGCAGAACTAAATTTAAAAAACTTCAATTCATCTAGTGTTACTAAAAAAGTATTGGAATGGCAGTATCAATTTATGAAGAATGGCATTACCAAGCCATTCTTCATAAAAGATACACTTAATTTAATTCCACAGGTAAAAGCGTATGCGTATATTAATAAAGCAGATTATTTATTAAATACTTCTAAAGACAATGATCAATTAGCATTTGAATTATATACTAAAAGCTTACTACTCTCTAAAAGTATCAATGACACTATTTTGATGTGTGAATCATTAAAAAAAATACTTTTTTATATCTATAAAAATAGAAAAGCAGAAAAGGCATTATACGAAGAATACCTTAAATATTATAAGGAAAATATTTATGATGTTACTGAACAAGTGTATTATAATTTTCATCAATATAATTATGAAGCCATTCATTCAAAAACAGATAGAGTTTATCAGCTAAAAAATACTCTTAAACAATCTACCAGTATTTCTGATCATTTTATTCAAGGGAAACTGAATCAACTTATAGGAATTCATTACAATTATTTTTTAGAAAACAAAGACAGTGCATTTTTATATTATATAAAGGCTGAAGATAAATTCAAAATGTCACGCTTTCAACATTACAAAAATGAAATACCTGGTATCTATACCAATATTGGACTTCTTAATCAAGATTTTGGTGATTATATCAAAGCCCTGTCATATTTTAAAAAGGCTGACACAATGAAAATCCCTACATATAGGTTGCTCGAAAAAGTAAAACTGAATGACTTGATTGCAGAGAATTTCGAAAGCCGAAAAATGCATGATAGTGCAAACTATTATTTAAAACGTAAAATAAAATATCTTGATAGTTTAAATGAATATGAAAAAGCAATTGCTATTTCTGAAATAAATGAAAAATATAAAAACGCAGAATTACGAGCTGAGAATATTGAACAAAAAGCTAGAAACATTAAAACTGAAGCAGAAAAAAAACAAAAAGACAGCCTCTTACTAATCTCCCTATCAATCCTAACTCTAGTAATCATCTCCGCATACCTCATCCAAAAAAATACACGAAAAAAACAATTGCTTGCTGAACAAGCAAAAGACTTAGAAGCGCAAAAAGTTGAGAATTTACTCCAAGAACAAGAACTCGCAAGTATTGACGCCATGATTGAAGGTCAAGAGAAAGAGCGCAAACGCATTGCAGAAGATTTACACGACGATCTTGGCGCATTGATGGCAACGGTAAAACTACACTTTGATAATATTGAAACCGCACAAAACGAAGACGCAGTGCAAAAAACAAGTTCATTGCTCGATGAAGCGTATGAAAAAATACGAACGCTAGCACACGCCAAAAATGCAGGCGTGATTGCGAATCAAGGATTGTTGGTTGCAGTGACAAATATGAGTTCAAAAATTACTGATTCTAATAGACTTGATATTGAAGTAATCGCGCACGGATTGGAAGATCGATTGGAGAATTCACTAGAGTTATCACTTTTTCGAATGATTCAAGAATTGATTGCGAATATCATCAAACATGCGGAAGCTACAAACGCTACGATTCAATTGACGCAACATGAAAAAAATCTAAATATCATCGTAGAAGACAACGGAAAAGGATTTGAACATTCTAAAATTAAAGAAGTTGGAATTGGCTTGGAAACCATCAAAAAACGCATCGCACATCTCAACGGAAAACTTTCCATTGATAGTACATTAGGAAAAGGAACAACGATTTTAGTTGATGTTCCGCTTACATAA
- the ade gene encoding adenine deaminase gives MIKQGNIVDIFNKKIYKGEIHILDGKITSIVAKNHSVESYIIPGFVDAHIHIESSMLVPSEFARLAVLHGTVATVSDPHEIANVLGKVGVEFMIENGKKVPFKFNFGAPSCVPATSFESAGAILDSNDIKELLEMPEIKYLAEMMNYPGVLFRDEEVMKKIAWAKYFEKPIDGHAPGLRGEDISRYINAGISTDHECFTYDEALEKLQKRMKVIIREGSAAKNFEALIPLLDEHFENMMFCSDDKHPDDLLVGHINDLCARAVAKGVDVFKVLQTACINPVKHYNLDVGQLRINDFADFVVLKDLKNFKVLETYIDGICVASGGNSHIESVPFEILNNFNTSKKNVLDFQVEATKSQIRVIEALEGELVTNELILDNLIEDGNLVSNLEEDILKMTVVNRYNDDSPAMAFIKNFGLKEGAIASSVGHDSHNIIAVGVSDEAICKAVNLLIDNKGGICAVSDTSEHVVSLPVAGIMSDKTGWEIGEEYAKLDKLSKQMGSRLRAPYMTLSFMALLVIPSLKLSDKGLFNGTTFEFTSLEV, from the coding sequence AAAAAAATCTACAAAGGAGAAATTCATATTCTAGATGGGAAAATCACAAGCATTGTGGCAAAAAATCACAGTGTGGAAAGTTATATCATTCCTGGATTTGTAGATGCACATATTCATATTGAAAGTTCGATGTTAGTTCCTTCAGAGTTTGCACGTTTGGCGGTGTTGCACGGAACTGTGGCAACGGTTTCTGATCCGCATGAAATTGCCAATGTCTTGGGAAAAGTTGGTGTTGAATTCATGATTGAAAACGGAAAGAAAGTACCTTTTAAGTTCAACTTTGGCGCGCCATCTTGTGTGCCAGCAACGAGTTTTGAATCGGCAGGCGCAATTCTTGATTCGAATGATATTAAAGAATTATTGGAAATGCCAGAAATCAAGTATTTGGCAGAAATGATGAATTATCCAGGTGTGTTGTTTAGAGATGAAGAAGTCATGAAAAAAATTGCTTGGGCGAAATATTTCGAGAAACCTATTGACGGACATGCGCCAGGATTACGCGGTGAAGATATTTCAAGATATATAAACGCAGGAATTTCTACCGATCATGAGTGTTTTACGTATGATGAAGCCTTAGAAAAGTTACAAAAACGCATGAAAGTCATTATTCGTGAAGGAAGTGCCGCAAAAAACTTTGAAGCGTTAATTCCGTTATTAGATGAACATTTTGAGAACATGATGTTTTGTTCAGACGATAAACATCCTGATGACTTGTTAGTTGGACATATTAATGATTTGTGCGCACGAGCTGTGGCAAAAGGTGTTGACGTTTTTAAAGTGTTACAAACGGCTTGTATAAATCCGGTGAAACATTATAATTTGGACGTTGGACAGTTGCGAATTAATGATTTTGCAGATTTTGTTGTACTTAAAGATTTGAAAAATTTCAAGGTATTAGAAACATATATTGATGGAATTTGTGTTGCTTCTGGTGGAAACTCACACATAGAAAGTGTGCCGTTTGAAATTCTGAATAATTTTAATACTTCTAAAAAAAATGTACTTGATTTTCAAGTCGAAGCCACGAAAAGTCAAATCCGCGTGATTGAAGCTTTAGAGGGCGAATTGGTGACAAACGAGTTGATTCTTGATAACTTAATTGAAGATGGAAACCTAGTTTCAAACCTAGAAGAAGATATTTTAAAAATGACTGTTGTGAATCGCTACAATGACGATTCGCCAGCAATGGCATTTATCAAAAATTTTGGATTGAAAGAAGGCGCAATTGCTTCTTCCGTTGGACACGATTCACATAATATTATTGCCGTTGGTGTTTCTGACGAAGCCATTTGCAAGGCTGTAAATTTACTGATAGATAACAAAGGTGGAATTTGTGCTGTTTCAGATACTTCTGAACATGTAGTTTCATTACCAGTTGCAGGAATTATGAGCGATAAAACAGGTTGGGAAATAGGCGAGGAATATGCTAAGTTGGACAAGTTATCAAAACAAATGGGAAGTAGATTACGTGCGCCATATATGACACTTTCGTTTATGGCATTGTTAGTAATCCCGTCGTTAAAACTGAGTGATAAAGGCTTGTTCAACGGGACTACTTTTGAGTTTACTTCGTTGGAAGTTTAG